Genomic segment of Mycolicibacterium sarraceniae:
GCGCCACCGATCCCGAAATCGAAGGCGTAGAAGTCGTTCGGCGTCCGGCGCTCACCGTCTCGCCGGTCGAGATGTTGGAGGCCGACAGCTACCTACTGGGCAGCCCGGCGAACCTCGGGTATGTCTCCGGCGCTCTCAAGCATGCTTTCGATGTCAGCTACTACCAGCTACTGGATTCGACACGGGGCAGGCCGTTCGGTGTCTGGCTGCACGGCAACGAGGGCACCGAGGGAGCTGAGCGCGCCATCGACGGCATCACTGCCGGGCTGGGTTGGGTTAAGGCAGCTGAGACTGTAGTGGTGTTGGGCAAGCCGACCAAGGCCGACCTGGAGGCCAGCTGGAATCTTGGTGCGACTGTGGCGGCGACGCTGACGGAGTGACCGGCGCAGGGGCCTTGATCCGCCACCCTGGATGTCCGCTGTCGAGCGTGTGCCAGTACTACAGTTGTAGATCGGGTTGCGGCGTGTTTGCGCTGGTGGAGGCGGTCAGCGCGCGATCATCGTTGGTGGTGAAGACAACGAAGAACGCGGCGCTGACCGCGCCGTTGAGCATAGATCCCGGCGACTGGCTCGATGAGTTCGTCGCGCTGATGGATCGTGTCCGGCCTCGGTTCGTCCGCTGTGAGCCCGCTCGCCATGCGGCGGGGTTGATGCTGGGTTTGATGTCGAATCTGGAACGTGGTGCAACGCCAGTACACCGGCACGGCCGGGCGAAAACTCTCAGATCGGGGTTTATCAGTTCAACGATGCTCAGGGGGAGTTGATTTCGGAGTTGTTGCCCTCCAATGAGGGGCGGTGGGGTCACCCGTTCGGCGATGATCGTCGCGTTGTGGAGGGCATCATCTACGGGTACCGGACCGGGATTCCGTGGCGGGGATCTGCCCCGATCGGAGTTCGGGCCGTGGCAGACGGGCGTTGTTGGCGATGGCCGATGCCCAGGGTCAGTTGGATTGGACGGTCACGGGGTGGGGTGACTACCACGATCCACACCGCCGTCGAGGGCAACGGTCGCCCGCTGGCAGTAGTGATCACCGGCGGCCAGCGCAACCTCGTCGAACCTTCGTTCGCTCTACTCAAACAATGGCGCGCCCTGGCGACCCAATACGACAAACTCTTTGGGTTGGTTCGCGCTATTGCTGAAAAGCCGTGATCCAGTTGCCGAACTCGGTGGCTAGGTGCCAGCGGTGTTCGGTAATCATTTTGGACGGAAACAGACGCGGGAACTCGACGGTCAGCACAGCTTCCATTGCACCGTCGAGGTCGCGGAACTGGTGGCGGACACCGCCGATGACGAGGCCATCGTCCAGGACGGCTTGACCGGCGATTTGAACTGGATAGTCGGGATTCGCCGGTACCGACACCTGTTCGCCGCTGCTGTAGTCGACGAGGAATCTGGTAGCCGTGGGTGATCCGCCGGTGGTTTCTACGACTTCTTGGCGTCCGTCTGGCAATCCACGCAGGAGGTAGTGGTCGGGGCACGCGCCGATCATGTCGGCTTCGGCGTTAGTGGCAGTGAGACCGTCGAACCATGCTCCGAACTGCGAGGCCGAGCAGTGGGGCACGACGAGCCGGATCGTGCTGTAGGTGTTGCCGCCGCGACTCGCGGCGACGGCGATGCGGGCGATGCGTTCGGACAGGGCGAGTTCGTGCTTCACGATGGCGTAGAGACCGGCGTGGCCCAGGTGCAGCTTGACCGTGACGAGTAGGTCGCGCATCATCTGCGCATCGGTGGTGTTTAGCGCGGAGAGGTCGACGCCGGGAAGCAGGTCGGCCATGGCGAGCTTGCCGACGCGAGAGGTCAGCTTCTTGAGGACCGCCGAAGCCCGCCGGGACTCCCAGCTATGGACTTCGGCAGGTGCGACGAGGCGACCGTCGATGTAGGTGTCGATGGCGTCGTGTGTGGTCACAGGCACTGCTTTCTAGTTGTGTTCGGGGCGCGGCAGGATGCCGTCGAGCACCAGGTTGGTGAGGCGCTCGCACAAGTCGCTGTCGATGGCTTCCCGCGTGGCGAGAACGCGGAACTGTAGGGGCGCGATGAGGGTTTCGAGCAGGAGTCGGGCGTCGGTATCGGGTGGCACCTCTTGTCGTTCGACGGCCCGGTCCACGATGGAGCGGGCCAACTGCAACCGAGTCGTCCAGAAGTCGAATCTAACCTTCTCCCAGCGGCCTTCATCACCGCTGAACGCGAGAGCGTGACTCATGGCCTTGCCGATGGGCGTCGCGAGGTAGTCGGCGACGGCTGCCAGGAGTTCCCGCAGATCGGTTCTGATGGACCCGGTGTCGGGAACCGGAATGAGGCGCTCACTATAGGCGAGGAGCGTGTCGGCGATGAGGTTCTCCCGGCTGCCCCATCGACGGTAGATCGACGTCTCGTGTACACCTGCCCGCACGGCCACGTCGGTGACGGTGAAGTCGGCGAGACCCTTCTCGGCCATCACGGCCAGCGTGGCGTCGGCGACCGCTTGTGCGATGCGAGCGGATCGACCACCGGGGCGGCGGCGCACCTGGCCGGTCACGATAGCCGGCCCCGATTTAAACGCAGGTCGATCATGCGTTTAGCATGCAGCAGTTGCGGCGCGTAACGCAAGCCCTTCCAGCGTTAGCACGGTCACACTAGGGGATTTACTAAATGGCTGGGGCATTGGGACATCTCCTTGGTGGTGTTGATCGTTGGGGTGGTCCTGGTGTTGGCCCTGCTGCTATGTGGTGGTCGCCTCTGTAGTGGAACGACGGGCCGCCGCAGTCGGGGTGCAGGGTGTCGCGTTGAGAATCAATCACCTTGCGGCACCGCCACAAAGCCATCGCCTGGTCGCACTCGATCACGCCGGGATCGTCCAGCTGGGAACCGGGGGAGATCAGTCCGGCCCGTCGTGCCCGCCAGGACGAGGGCGGCAACAGCGAGGGATTTGTCGGGGTCTGCGCTGCTGCCATGTGGGCCACACTAGTCGGCCCGCATGCGCTGTGGCATTGCCTAGAACGTCACCGGCCTTTCGCCGTAATCCATTGTGGGAAAACATGTTTACCGATACAACCACGTTGCCGGCTGTGCCCTATGTACCGAAAGGTGGCCCTGGCCAGGCAGGTTGAACCGGGACAATGCCGCCGTCGTCACGTGTTCTCTTGTGCACCAATGCCATCGAATCGCTACTTGCTGCGCGACTTGCGAATCGTGCCGTCACCGACTGACTCGTACATGTCGAAGTTTCGCTCCGCGGTCAGCGCGACCAGTTCATCGAACACGGTCTCCAACTCGACCGGTTCGAGGGGACTGTTCACCTCGTGGCAGATGACCGACGGCTTGAACTGGTTGGAGTCGACCAACAACACGTAGAGCCGTTCGAACTGTTCGTCGCGGTCGGCCGGATCCGCGCGCCCAGTGAACAGCCGGAACCGCGGGAAGACGTTCTCGAAGGTGCTGTTGCGTCGCGGGGTGTCGTCGGTCGCCGCGTCCTTGTCGAAGAAGAAGAACCCGGCGACCACGGCGAATGGGAACCGGCGGTGCAGGGTGGTCGACTCGAATAGCAGGTCGCCGCGTCGGTTGGTCAGGTTCTTCTGGAAGCCGCCACTCTGGTTGTCGCGGAACATGATCGTTTTCACCGAGCACGCCAGCATCAGGCCGGATTCCTCGGTCGCCCAAGTAACGTCGACCTTCTTGGCGCCGAGGCCGCCCGCCAGTCGTCGCTCGGCGCCGGAGAGGCCAGGGTCGCCCGGCTCGCCCGGTCGCGCGCCGTCCATGCCTCGCTCGCGAAGCTCGTGAGCGATAGCCAACGCCAGCGTGTTACTGATCCTGTTGCCCCATGGGTTCTTCTCTTTTTGAGGTGCATCGTCGGCTGGCTTTGGTCCGACTGCCTTGATGGCCTCGACCAGCGAGTCGTCAATCCGTGCCACGGCGGCCTCGCGCGACTCGTCGTGCCGTCAACTCGGCGTGCGCATCTCGCAGCACGCGGACATCAGGGCGCGACATGCCCAGTTCGCCGACCAGCAGCACGTCGTCAACGATCTTGGAGGCCTCGATCAGCTTGCCGCTGCGCAACAGACCGGCGACCTTCGGGCGCATATTCGTCAGCCGTTCAGAGGCCGCCTGCACCACAGCCTCCGAGGGCACCGGCAGTCGATCTGCCTCGCGCGGTTCAATTTTCAGCATTCCGCCGCCATACGCGCGACCAACCGTCTCGGCGCCGACCAGGGTCATGGAGGTTAGAGAGGCCAGCGGTAGGAGCGCCTTGCCCAGCTTGCGCACCTTGGGCGCCAGGTACACGCCGTGCACCGAGTTGAGGTGTGCGGCCCTGGCGGCGTTGGTGGACAGCCGAGGCGTGTCGGCGTTGGCGTTCATGTACGTGAGCAGCAGATCCGCGGGGGCCAGTGGAGGTACACGCCACCACGGTTTGCGAACGCGGCACTTGTAGGCGGTGTTGACGCCTGCGGCCTCCCCGGCGGCGATGTATGCCCACCCAGCTGGTGAGGGTTCACCGGCTGGCCGGAACAGCCACGTGGCAGAACCGTTGCGACCAAGTTCGTTGAGCGCCGCGGTGCCGAAGGCGAGACCGCGCAGGTGTCGGCTGCCCGGCGGCGAAAGTCGCAGGATGTCAGTCGATTCGAGCCCAAGGTCGGCCACCCGCGCCGGTGACAGGGCGAAGTATTTGTTATTGCCGGTGACCATGCCCAGCGTCGTGTCGCCCCAGGTTTCCAGCACGGTGAACCCACCGCCGGACAGCAGGTTGGTGTAAGCGTCGAGTGCGTCGGCCGACAGCAGCGACGGCGTCCACTTGTCACCGGGACTCGGCGGCGTCCAGGTTCGTCCGGCCGCGATGGTGGCCAACTCAGCGGCGTTGCGCGCCTGGTAGATCGAGGCGTGGTCGGTCGGCCCCTGCCCGTAGCCATCAGCTAGGAGCAGCAGCACGTCCTCCTGGGCGTCGGGGAATACGCGCTCGGTAAACAGCACCAGATCGACATGCGCGAACGACTGCAACAGGAAACGACGCACCTCGGCGGCGTAGTTGACGCTGAGCAGTTCAGCGGGTAGCACCAGGCCCATGCGACCACCGGGCCGCAGGAACAACGCCGAGTGCACCGCGAACGCCGCCCAGCTGGATGCCAGGTTGGTCAGCCCGACGCCCGCCCGTAGCGCAGCCTCGCGGGAGCGAGCGCGCGCGAGTCCAGCGAAGTCCTGGTAGCGGATGTAGGGCGGGTTCCCAATCACCACGTCATACGAGGCGGTCGGCTCCACGCAGAAGAAGTCACCAACGGTCACCTTGGCGGCCACGCCCGCCTGGCGCAGCAGCGTTCGCGCGGCACGGGCCGATGCGTCGTGCATCTCGATTCCGTCGAGCGCCGCTGGCTGGCCGTCGTCGGCTGTGCCGCGCAGCTCGGTCAGCCGGTCGACGGCGGCGAGCAGGAACGATGCCTCACCGCATGAGGGCTCCAGGATGCGCTCGGTAGTAGAGCGAACGGCCCACTCGGTGACGTACCGCGCGACCGGAGCGGGCGTGAAGAACGCGCCGCGCGCCTTGCGCAATGCCGCCGTGTCGCCCCCGGCCGACCTGAGCACCATGTGGTGCATCATGCCTTGGGGTTGTGACAGGTTGCGGTAGACCCACTGTGCCGAGCTAGGCCGCGTGGTGACGAGCACGCCCACGCCCACGCCCACGCCATGGCTAGGAGCGTGGGTCGGTGACGTTTCGAGTGGTGCGGGTGTCGGATGTGTGTAGGGATCGCGGTCGAGGTGGTCGGGGTGAGTTGTGTGGATGCTCGCCATGGTTGTGGGTCAACCCGGCGGGCAGCCTCGGCCACCAGGGGGCGCGCACTGGATCAGGCACCCGTTCGATTGCCTTGCCGGTCTCGGGGTCGCGAATGATCTTGTAGCCACCCTCGACGGTTGCGGCCCGGATCAGCTGGTTGGCGCGTTCGGATCGTCCGTGCGAGTCCTCGGTCAGCTCGCTCACGCCCCGGAGGTCGCCCCGCCGACGTCCAGGACGCCGCCGCCGTCGGGATCCTCGACCTCGACCACGGGATCGTCGCGGTCGTCGAATTCCCGCCGCAGCGCCCGCGACATGATCGCGTGCATCACGTACATCGATGTGGTCGAAGCAATCGGCAGTCTGCCAGGACGGAATCGCCGCGATCTGCTCCTCGGACAGGCCTGCCGACCGGGAGGCCTTGCAGTGCTGGGAGAACACGAACTGGCTGCCGACCACCCAGCCGGCCCGGATCTGGCCGAGTTCGCGATGGTCGCAGCGGATGCCCATCTCCTGGCGGTGTAAGCGGAATCCGCGAACGGCGTGTCGTAAGGCGGCGGGGGATTGGGCCATGACCGTCCGCCAGTCACCTGTGGTGCCACCGGCCGTGCCGGGTTCGGCGACGGGGTCGCGGTCACCGAACATGAAGTCGTACATCCGGCGGGTGAAGTCGTCGGTGACCTCGGCGCGGGAAACCTGGCCAATTTGGGCAAGCGCCGCCCAGCAAAACTACGTCATCGCGCGTGCAACCTCGCCTGATTGCGTGACCGGCTTAACCCGTCGAGGCCCGCATTCGCGTCACGATCTGGCCCCGTTTCTGGACCGGCGGCCCGGTCGGTTCTACCGTCTGTGGGCATGGGCATCGCTGATATCGCACTGGGGGCCGCCCCGATCGCCGGCGGTGCGCTGCTCGGCGTCGCTGCGGGCAGCCTGAGAGGCCCCGATGTCCGCGGCGCGATCAAGGACGACATCGAGCTTCTGGACAAGATCCCCGAGGAGAACGTCGAGCTGCGCGAGGCGCTGCGCAAGAGCATCGACGAGCGCATCGTCGACCTCATCGCCGCTACCGAGAAGACCCGCGAACTGCGCGAGATCGCCACGTCCTACAAGGGCAACTGGCGCGATATCGTCGTGTTCGTCTGCGCCGTCTTGTTCACGATCGTCTGGTGGAACGTGCCGCACAGTCGCAGCAACTGGCTGGTGACGTTCATCTTCCTGATCGTGCTCTCCGGTGTGGTCGCGCTGTACGCCTCGCGCGGCGTGATCCGCGTGCTGAGCAGCATCCGCCACCGGCACGATTCAGCGGGGTAAGTGCGCCCCGAAGACTTCCTTCATCGCGTCCCAGTGCCGCTGCGCGGCGGCCTCGTCGTAGGCGGCGCTGTGGTCAGCCACCGCGTAGCCATGCAGCGCGTCGTACCACTCGATGGTGTGCTCGACGCCCGCGGCGGTCAGCGCCTTATCGAGTGTCTCGGCAGCCTCGGTGGTGAAGGAAGCGTCGTCGCGAGCCCCGCCGACGTACACGGCGGCCTGGATCTGGTCGGCGAGCAGGTGCGGGCTGCTCGGATCATCGGTGGCCAGACCGCCGCCGTGGAACGACATCGCCGCCGCGACACGCTCGGGCAGGCGGCCCGCGACGATCAGCGATGTCCGCCCGCCCATGCAGTAGCCCGTGGTGCCGAACGTCGTGCCGTTGACCTCGGGGCGGGACTGGAGGTAGTCGAAGAACGCCACGGCATCCGACGCCATCTTGTCCGGGGTGATGCCACCCATCATGGTCATCAGCCGCCGACGCTCGTCGGGGTCGGTGAACGCCGTGTTCAGGTCGAACGGTGCCCAGTCGCCGCTGCGGTAGTAGATGTCGGGCACCAGGACCGCGTAGCCGTAGCCGGCCAGCTGGGCGGCCATCTCGCGGAACACCGGGCGTGGGCCGCCGGCGTCGGGGTACATGAGAACCCCGGGCCACCGGCCGGCCCAGTCGGGGGTCGTGAAGGTGACGGGACAGGTGCCATCGGGCGTGGTCACGGTGTCGGTGATGGTCGGCATGGCATCCGTTCTACGCCTGCGCCATGGACGTAAGCTGACGGGCGTGCCGATCGCCACGCCATACGAGGATCTGCTGCGACTTGCGCTCGAGCGAGGCACCCCGAAATCCGATCGGACCGGCACCGGCACCCGCAGCTTGTTCGGTCATCAGCTGCGCTACGACCTGTCGGCTGGGTTTCCGTTGATCACCACGAAGAAGGTGCATCTGAAGTCGATCGTCTACGAGTTGCTGTGGTTCCTGCGCGGCGACTCCAACGTGGCCTGGCTGCAGCAGCACGGGGTCAGCATCTGGGATGAATGGGCTTCTCCCACTGGCGATCTCGGGCCGGTCTACGGAGTGCAGTGGCGGTCCTGGCCGACCCCGTCGGGGGGGCACATCGACCAGATCAGCGCGTCGCTCGAAATGCTCAAGAGCGACCCCGACTCGCGTCGCAACATCGTGTCAGCCTGGAACGTCGGCGAAATCCCGCACATGGCGCTGCCGCCGTGTCATGCGTTCTTCCAGTTCTATGTCGCCGACGCCAAGCTGAGCTGCCAGCTCTACCAGCGCAGCGCCGACCTGTTCCTGGGCGTCCCGTTCAACATCGCCAGCTACGCGCTGCTGACCCACATGATGGCCGCCCAGGCCGGGCTGGATGTGGGCGAGTTCGTCTGGACCGGCGGTGATTGCCACATCTACGACAACCACGTCGGGCAGGTCACCGAACAGCTCAGCCGTGACCCACGTTCGTATCCGGAACTTGTTTTGGCTCAGCGTGATTCGATCTTCGACTACACCTACGACGACATCCAGATCCGCAATTACGATCCGCACCCGGCGATCAAAGCGCCGGTCGCGGTATGAGTGTTGGCCTGATCTGGGCGCAGTCGACCTCAGGTGTCATCGGCCGCGACGGGGGCATCCCGTGGCACCTGCCCGAGGACCTGGCCCGGTTCAAGGACGTCACCATGGGCCACACCGTGGTGATGGGCCGTCGCACCTGGGAATCGCTGCCGGCCAAGGTCCGCCCGCTGCCGGGCCGCAGAAATGTCGTACTGACCCGGCAAGCTGACTACATGGCGCCCGGAGCGACGGTGGTGGGCTGGCTCGAAGAGGTGGACGACCCCGAGGCGTGGGTGATCGGCGGTTCGGAGATCTATCACCTGGCACTGCCGCTGGCGACCCGCTGCGAGGTCACCGAGGTCGAGATCGACCTGCGGCTGGAAGACGACGACGCCCTGGCGCCGATGCTCGACGAATCGTGGATCGGCACGACGGGGGACTGGCACGACAGCAGTTCGGGTCTGCGCTACCGGTTCCACCACTTTATGCGGGCATGACCCGGCTGACCGCCGACCAGGCCCGCCGCATCGCGATCTCCGCCCAGGGCCTGGCCGAACCCAAGCCGAGCGGGCCCGTCACCCGCGCTCATCTGCGCCGGCTGATCTCGCGTATCCAGGTGCTGCAACTCGATTCGGTGTCGGTGGCGGTCCGCGCCCACTATGCGCCGGTGTTCAGCCGGCTCGGCCCGTACGACCGCGAAGTCCTGGACAAGGCTGCCTGGAGCCACCGCGCCCGTTCACCGCGGCTGCTCATCGAGTACTGGGCGCACGAGGCCGCGCTGATGGCCGTCGAGGATTGGCCGCTGATGCGTTGGCGGATGCGGGAATACAGCCACGGCCGCTGGGGCACCGAGATCGTCAAAAAGAATCTGCGGCTGGCCGAGAACATTCTGGCCACCGTCGCCGAACTCGGCCCCAGCACTGCGGGTCAGATCGAGGCGCACATGGAGTCCGAGCCACGTGGGCGCAAGGGACCGTGGTGGGATCGCAGCGACACCAAGTGGGTGGCCGAGGCGCTGTGGTCGTCGGGGGCGCTGACGACCGCCACCCGGGTCGGCTTCGCCCGGCACTACGACCTCAGCGAGCGGGTGCTGCCGCCCGAGGTGTTCGCCCGTGAGGTCGATGATGTCGAGGCCGTCCGGGAGCTGATACTGCGGGCAGCCGGCGCGCTCGGGGTGGCCACCGAACCCGATCTTCGCGACTACTTCCGGCTGAGTCCGAAACAGAGCAAGCCCGCGGTCGCCGCGCTGGTGGCGCAGGGAGAGCTGGAGGAGGTCGAGGTCGACGGCTGGTCGGCACCGGCCTACCTGCGGGCCGGAGTGTCCGTGCCGCGCACCGAGCGGGGGACCGCACTGCTGTGCCCGTTCGACCCGCTGATCTTCTTCCGGCCGCGGGTGGAGAGGCTCTTCGGCTTCGAGTACCGCATCGAGATCTACACCCCTGCGCCCAAACGGAAGTTCGGGTACTACGTGTGGCCGTTCCTGCTCGACGGTCGCCTGGTGGGCCGGGTGGATCTCAAGGCCGACCGGAATGCGGATGTGCTCAACGTGATCGGGGCGTTCGCCGAACCCGGGGCCGACGCGTCGCGGGTGGCTCCTGCCCTGGGCGCCGAGCTGCAGGCGATGGCCAGCTGGCTGGGGTTGCCGGCGATCAGCATCGGCCAGCGAGGCGAACTGGCCGCGCCGCTGCGGGCGTTCGTGTAGCCCGCGAGATCGACGTTAGGGTCGGCGAACACGGCGGCGGGCGTGTGTTAGGTGGAACATCCCGCACGGGCACAAGTAAGGCTGCTGCGGGATGTGCCTGCCCCGCCCGGTCCAAAGTGCTCAGAGCGGTTCGTCCGCATATCTTCTTCGAAGACCAACAGTCACACCTAGACGGACTGGACGGTCCGCGACGATGTGCGCGCCAAACTGCGCTCGTCGATCAAGCGGTTGTTGGTCAAATACAAGTACCCGCCCGACAAACAGCCGGGTGCCATCAAGCTCGTGATTGAGCAGATGGAGGTGGGACCGCCCGGGCCCGGTCAGTGCGCGGGTAGCACGCAATCCGCTGACTTGTCGGTGCTCAGGCACAGCGAGCACACGTGCGCATCGTGGGTTTCGCAGGCGACCATGTCGGGGCGCTCGTACTCGATGCCGCAGGCGTGGCAGAGCAGATGCATGTCGACGGGGTTGCCGTGGTCGTCATACATCGGCAGGTCGATGCCGTCGTGATCGCGACGCAGGTAGTACTTGCCCTTGGTGGCGATCGCGAAGATCGGCGGCAGCACCAGACCCAAACCGATCGCGACGAGCGGCGAGTACGGCCGGAGCGTCTCGCCGAGACCGCCGAAGAAGGCCAGGATCGAGACGCCCGCGGCAAGCAGCATCGAGCAGAAGCCGACCGGGTTGATGGCGTAGAGCATGCCGCGGCGGAACTCGGGCTCCTTGGGCGAGATCTTCAACAGGTATTTGTTGATCGCGATGTCGGAAGCGACCACCACCACCCAGGCCATGCCGCAGTTGGCGTAGAAACCCAGGATCGTGTTGAGGAAGTCGAACATGTTGGCTTCCATCAGGATCAGCGCGATCACCAGGTTCACCCCGAGGAAGACGAGCCGCCCCGGGTAGTGCTTGGTGACCCGGGTGAAAGAGTTGGTCCAGGCCAGCGACCCCGAGTAGGCGTTGGTGACGTTGATTTTGATCTGGCTGATCACGACCAGCGCCACGGCCAGTGTCATCGCCAGCCACCCCGGCATGAAGTTC
This window contains:
- a CDS encoding HsdM family class I SAM-dependent methyltransferase, with amino-acid sequence MVLRSAGGDTAALRKARGAFFTPAPVARYVTEWAVRSTTERILEPSCGEASFLLAAVDRLTELRGTADDGQPAALDGIEMHDASARAARTLLRQAGVAAKVTVGDFFCVEPTASYDVVIGNPPYIRYQDFAGLARARSREAALRAGVGLTNLASSWAAFAVHSALFLRPGGRMGLVLPAELLSVNYAAEVRRFLLQSFAHVDLVLFTERVFPDAQEDVLLLLADGYGQGPTDHASIYQARNAAELATIAAGRTWTPPSPGDKWTPSLLSADALDAYTNLLSGGGFTVLETWGDTTLGMVTGNNKYFALSPARVADLGLESTDILRLSPPGSRHLRGLAFGTAALNELGRNGSATWLFRPAGEPSPAGWAYIAAGEAAGVNTAYKCRVRKPWWRVPPLAPADLLLTYMNANADTPRLSTNAARAAHLNSVHGVYLAPKVRKLGKALLPLASLTSMTLVGAETVGRAYGGGMLKIEPREADRLPVPSEAVVQAASERLTNMRPKVAGLLRSGKLIEASKIVDDVLLVGELGMSRPDVRVLRDAHAELTARRVARGRRGTD
- a CDS encoding thymidylate synthase codes for the protein MPIATPYEDLLRLALERGTPKSDRTGTGTRSLFGHQLRYDLSAGFPLITTKKVHLKSIVYELLWFLRGDSNVAWLQQHGVSIWDEWASPTGDLGPVYGVQWRSWPTPSGGHIDQISASLEMLKSDPDSRRNIVSAWNVGEIPHMALPPCHAFFQFYVADAKLSCQLYQRSADLFLGVPFNIASYALLTHMMAAQAGLDVGEFVWTGGDCHIYDNHVGQVTEQLSRDPRSYPELVLAQRDSIFDYTYDDIQIRNYDPHPAIKAPVAV
- a CDS encoding winged helix-turn-helix domain-containing protein, with protein sequence MTRLTADQARRIAISAQGLAEPKPSGPVTRAHLRRLISRIQVLQLDSVSVAVRAHYAPVFSRLGPYDREVLDKAAWSHRARSPRLLIEYWAHEAALMAVEDWPLMRWRMREYSHGRWGTEIVKKNLRLAENILATVAELGPSTAGQIEAHMESEPRGRKGPWWDRSDTKWVAEALWSSGALTTATRVGFARHYDLSERVLPPEVFAREVDDVEAVRELILRAAGALGVATEPDLRDYFRLSPKQSKPAVAALVAQGELEEVEVDGWSAPAYLRAGVSVPRTERGTALLCPFDPLIFFRPRVERLFGFEYRIEIYTPAPKRKFGYYVWPFLLDGRLVGRVDLKADRNADVLNVIGAFAEPGADASRVAPALGAELQAMASWLGLPAISIGQRGELAAPLRAFV
- a CDS encoding dienelactone hydrolase family protein; this encodes MPTITDTVTTPDGTCPVTFTTPDWAGRWPGVLMYPDAGGPRPVFREMAAQLAGYGYAVLVPDIYYRSGDWAPFDLNTAFTDPDERRRLMTMMGGITPDKMASDAVAFFDYLQSRPEVNGTTFGTTGYCMGGRTSLIVAGRLPERVAAAMSFHGGGLATDDPSSPHLLADQIQAAVYVGGARDDASFTTEAAETLDKALTAAGVEHTIEWYDALHGYAVADHSAAYDEAAAQRHWDAMKEVFGAHLPR
- a CDS encoding dihydrofolate reductase translates to MSVGLIWAQSTSGVIGRDGGIPWHLPEDLARFKDVTMGHTVVMGRRTWESLPAKVRPLPGRRNVVLTRQADYMAPGATVVGWLEEVDDPEAWVIGGSEIYHLALPLATRCEVTEVEIDLRLEDDDALAPMLDESWIGTTGDWHDSSSGLRYRFHHFMRA
- a CDS encoding flavodoxin family protein, translated to MKRLLIVHHTPSPHCHEIFEAVLAGATDPEIEGVEVVRRPALTVSPVEMLEADSYLLGSPANLGYVSGALKHAFDVSYYQLLDSTRGRPFGVWLHGNEGTEGAERAIDGITAGLGWVKAAETVVVLGKPTKADLEASWNLGATVAATLTE
- a CDS encoding TetR/AcrR family transcriptional regulator, coding for MTGQVRRRPGGRSARIAQAVADATLAVMAEKGLADFTVTDVAVRAGVHETSIYRRWGSRENLIADTLLAYSERLIPVPDTGSIRTDLRELLAAVADYLATPIGKAMSHALAFSGDEGRWEKVRFDFWTTRLQLARSIVDRAVERQEVPPDTDARLLLETLIAPLQFRVLATREAIDSDLCERLTNLVLDGILPRPEHN